The sequence below is a genomic window from Brevibacillus agri.
GAAGCTGCTGCAGCGGTACGAGCTGGCGAGCGTGCAGCCGGTGGATATGTTTCCGCATACGGCGCATGTGGAGGTGACAGTGAGACTTGAAAGAAAAGATACAGCCAAGTAAACTGTACCTAATTTGAGGGGAGAGGGTGGGAAAGATTGTAGTGAATCTTAATCTTTCCGCCCTCGAACACTTCTATTTGGTGGATAAGCCTTTGTAGAACCTGCTTCAAAACTTGTTCATCTTCAATGTCAAGGTTAATGAAGCGTTCTACTTCTTTTTTAAAGGCTTGTAGCTGTTCATTGAGGTCTTTTCTTACTTCTAAACTGGATTGCAGTTCAGCCTTTTTGTTTGCAAGGTTTTGCTGTTGTTGGGTGATACGCTCATTTTGCTGTTTGAATTGTTCTGTTGTTATCGCCCCCTCAACGTGAAGGCTTAGTAACTTGTCACTTTTAAGCCCCAAAATTGGATTTGAGTCATACCCCCTTATCTTGTTAAGCTGATATCAGAAGAACAGAGGGGGATATTTTTATGCAACGGAGACGCTATTCAATCGAGTTCAAACAACAATTGATCCAGGAAGCCCACGAAGTAGGAAACGCTAGCCAAGTAGCCAGACGGCATGGGATAGACCCTAAAATGCTGTATCGATGGATACGTGACTCCAAACACGCAGATTGGCAGAATGGACAGGTTACACTTAGCTAGACAGGAAAATTAAGGTCAAGTAGACTACTACTAACATATCTGAGGAGAATCTACTATGACGAAAAAAGAAAGAAGGACATTTACGTCTGAATTTAAAGAACAGATGGTTCAGCTTTATAAGAATGGAAAGCCAAGAAAGGATATCATTCGTGAATATGAATTAACACCGTCTGCGCTTGACAAATGGGTCAAACAGAGTCAAACATCTGGTTCTTTCAAAGAGAAGGATAACCTTACCCCCGAGCAACAGGAACTTATCAAATTGCGGAAAGAAAATAAACAATTGCAAATGGAGAACGATATTTTAAAGCAAGCTGCGCTGATACTAGGACGAAAGTAAATGTGATTCGGAACAACCAGCACAAATACTCGATATCAGCAATGTGCAGAGTCCTACAATTACCAAGAAGTACATACTACTACGAGGCACAGGAAAAACACTCCGAAGATGAACTGGTCGAAACGATTACGGGAATCTTCCGCATCAGCCGCCATAACTACGGCACGCGTAAAATTAAGACGGAGTTAAAAAAGAAGGGCTTGATCGTATCCCGGCGGAGAATTGGCAGAATCATGAAAGAAAACGGACTTGTGTCATCGTATACCGTGGCTCAGTTCAAGCTTCACGTAGCGTCTTGCAATGAATCAAACGTGACAAACGAGCTTGATCGACAATTTGATCAGAGAGAACAACTGGCAGTTGTAGTGAGTGATCTGACATACGTGAGAGTCGCGCAAAAATGGCAATACGTATGTCTATTAGTCGATCTCTTTAACCGAGAAATTATTGGGTATAGTGCGGGACCACGCAAAGATGCAAAGCTGGTTTACCAGGCGATTGCATCCATTCAAACCGATTTAAACAGGATTCAAATGTTTCATACCGATCGTGGAAATGAGTTTAAAAATAAGCTCATAGATGAAGCACTGACAGCTTTCCGTATCAAGCGTTCCCTTAGTATGAAAGGCTGTCCGTATGATAATGCAGTAGCCGAAGCAACATTCAAAATCTTTAAAACTGAGTTTGTTAAAGGTCGGCATTTTGAAAGTTTAGAAAAACTAGTGCTGGAGTTATCCGACTACGTGCATTGGTACAATCATATCAGAATCCATGGCTCACTCGGTTATCTAACTCCTGTCGAGTACAAACTTGAACACCTTAAAAAAGTTGTCTAGTTTAGTGTTGACAATCCAGTTCAACAACCGTGACTCCTAATAGCGGCAACTTCTCGAAAAGTTTTGGTTCTCGAAGTGATGCAGCTCAATACTACATTGAGGCCGATAAAGGTAGCCTTGATTATTGGACAGTCAAAGGATCAGGTACTTTACAGACAAAGTAATGAAATTGCATACTAACGGCGGCTGATCGATACCGCCGTTACATCCCTTATACATAAGGAGAGGATTCACTTGCTGCTCTTCGAACGAGCTCCGTTGTTCATTGGCCTTGCCGCGATACTGATTTCAGCAATCATTCTTCGACTGGCGTGGAAAAAAAAGTATGGCTTTCTGTTCTTCTATACACTATTTTGTGTCTATGTCTTGCATCTTGGTAAGTATACACTCTTTCCGATTCCGATTGACCCGAGATTGATTGCTGACAAGGCTCGAGTGGCCAATACCTTCGCAGAAGAAATGAACCTGATTCCCTTTTTCTTTCCAGCAGGTTTTGGATTGGCAGACATGCAGGTTTTATTAAATATCGCATTAACCGTACCATTCGGATTTGGAATTTCGTTTTTAGGCAAGACTCACCTGCGAAAAATAGTTCTTCTCGGATTACTCGTTGGATGTACCATTGAATCGCTTCAACTTTTGATAGGTTTAGCTCTAGGATTTCCGTATCGCTATGTCGACATCAACGACGTAATCATGAACTTCCTCGGTGTCGTGATTGGATATGGGATTTTCCGGCTGTTTTCAATCGTTTTTATCAAAGTAACGAAAAAACCTCATTTCACGTCGGTTGTGCCACTTACGATTACGAATCAGCCCGACACCTCCGTTTCATCACTTATCGTCCGCATTGGACAAGCCAGCGTTGAGATTCGTTCAGGCTTCGCTCCTCACTTGCTCCGCAAAATCGTGCACGTCCTCGAAGCGCCATGCTGACGCTACCAAGCGTTGGTGCTTCTTGGGCATGCCCGAGCATTCACGGCTCTGGAGTAGTGTTTACAGTCGATTCTGCCGTTAAAAAACAGGTGTTTTTGATCGAATGCTTGATGTTTTCCATTGCACCTGTTTTGATTGAATTACTTGCTCTATACGAAGGAGGGTGTTTTTGTCCAAGTTGGCTGGTTTGCTGTTCAAAAATTGACATATCCCGCAAACTGATCTATCCTAAAATTAACAGTAGCTGTATATACTACAAAGAAGACCGCCCCGGCGGCAACCGGAACGGTCCATGCAATAGCATATCCCCTGCCAAGGGGTGCGGCTCCATTCGTTACATGAGAAGTAACCGCCAGAGTTGGTAGCTCAAGGGGCGGTTACTTCTTTTTTCTGTCGAAGGACAAGATCAACACGATCAACGTTGCAAATGAAATCATCAACGTCAGTGCTTGATAGACCTCCATATTCTCACCCCCTCCCTGTTCGGGATAGAGAGTGAGCCGCCGCCCCTCGGGAGCCTATGCTATTGCAGGAAGATTATACCACATGTTTTCAGAACTTTTCTACAACTACAACCTTTCTCCAGATGCGTCGCTCACGCACGGCGAGAGAGCATTGCGACAACTGCCCCCCATAATACACCGTTACCCCTCCCCCGCCTCCTATGGTACTATGTGAGGTATATTCGCACTTCACAATAGGACAACTGGAATGGGGACAATATTTTGAAAACGTTTAAAAAAGTTTATATAGAAATTACGAGCATCTGCAATCTCGCCTGTACGTTTTGCCCGCCGACGGAGCGCAAGGCTACGTTTATCTCGGTGGACAGCTTCGCGAAGCGGCTGGATGAGATCAGGCCGCACACCCGGCACATTTACTTGCACGTAAAAGGAGAGCCGCTGCTCCATCCGAAAATCGACGAGCTGCTCGACATCAGCCATGAAAAAGGCTTCAAGGTCAACATTACGACCAACGGCACATTGATTGCGAAAAATCGGCATAAGCTGCTGGGGAAGCCAGCGCTAAGGCAGATGAACTTTTCGCTGCACAGCTTTGACGGCCACCTCGGCTCGACCGACCGTGAAGGTTACTTGCGGGAGATTCTCTCCTTCGTCCGCGACGCTGCGGAGCACAAAGTCATCTTTTCCTTCCGCCTGTGGAATTTGACCCAAAACAACATCACGAACATTCAAAAGAGCAGAAACCGCCAGACGCTTGCAATCATCGAAAAAGAATTTGCGCTCGATTACCAGATCGAAGAAAAGGTCGAGCCGGGTAGCGGCGTAAAAATCGCCGAGCGCGTCTACTTGAACCAGGACCATGAGTTTCAGTGGCCGAGCATGACAGCTCCACGCGACGAGGGCCGGGGCTTTTGCCACGCCTTGCGCAGCCAGGCGGCGATTCTGGTCGACGGGACAGTCGTTCCGTGCTGTCTGGACGGGGAGGGCGTCATCAACCTGGGCAATATTCAGCAAGCGTCGTTTACGGACATCGTGGAAGGCGAGCGGGCCAATGCCATCGTCGAAGGGTTTTCTCGCAGGGAGGCTGTCGAGGAACTGTGCAGAAGATGTGGATATCGCCAACGTTTTGGCGCGTAGTGGATCAACCTGAATCGGACAAGGGGGCGTTTTGATGAATTTCAGCATGCATGAAGCTGTCGAGGTGTTGGAGCGTACGCCGTTGCTGCTGCAACAATTTTTATCCGGTCTATCGACGGGGTGGCTGACCTGTAACGAGGGCGAGGACACGTGGAACGCCGTGGAAGTGCTGGAGCATTTGATCGAGGCAGAGCGAACGAACTGGATACCGCGGCTGGAACTGATTTTGCAGGAAGGCGACAGCAAGCCGTTTCCCCCTTTTGATCGCTTTTCGCACCTGAACCGACGCACGGAGCAGTCGCTGGCGGAAAAGTTGCGCGAATTTACAGCGATTCGCCAGCAAAATATCGCTAGGCTGACGGAGCTGATCGATCCAGCGCTGCACCTGGAGCTGACTGGCCTGCACCCGGCATTCGGCGCGGTAAAAGCGCGGGAGCTGATTTCCACCTGGGTCGTCCACGACTTGACACACATCGCGCAAATCGTGCGGGTCATGGCGAAACGATACGGAACGGACGTCGGGCCGTGGAAAGCGTATTTGGGCATTTTGCAAAACAAATGACGCTTCCGGCAAAACCATGAGGGGATGGATTTCCCCCTCTTTTTTATGCCAGCTCTGTAAAATACCTGACCTCTTCGCTCTCCACATAAAAGCCGACCGACTCGTAAAGGAACAAAGCCGACTGATTGGTCGTCAGCACCGTCAGGCAGGCGTACGGCAGTCCATGTGCCTGCAAGTAAGCAAGTCCCTGCGTCAGCAAAAACTTGGCGAAGCCGCGCTGCCTCCACGGTTCGCGGACAAACACATCCTCAATAACCCCGTGCTCCTCCTCTTGCCACGCCATTAACCCGGCTGCGAGCGTGCGTTTTTGCCGGATGACGAGCGATGTCCAGAGCGGTTGCTTTTTGTATTCGGCGAGCCGTTCCGCCCCAAGCGGCGTGTCCGGCCAAATCTCCGCTTCCACCTGCAAATATTGCCGTTCCTCTTCAGGCGTCTCCATCTGCCACGGCGCAAACTGAAAAGCTTCGTCCAAAGCCCTCTCGCCAACAGGCTGATCGAGCTCGCGCCGCATCCGAAACAGGCTGTTCAGGTGGCGGAAGCCTTGCCGGATAAAAAACCCGTTGTTGGCCGCTGCCGTCGAGTCGTTGCCCACACACAAAATCGTGTTGTACTCCTGCGACAAGCTCTGCTTTAGCTCGCTAGCCTTTTGATAGAGCAGACGGTACAGCTTTTCCAGCAGCTCGTCGTCGTCCTCCCTCTCCGGTACAGTTTTCAGGTTGAGGTAGATCGCATGTTTGTTTTCCGGCAGCCGTCCGGGTGGCACGACATTAATGATACTGACCTGTCCCTTGGCCACCATCCTCCCGCCCTCGAATGCGCAGTAAACGTTGCCCCAGTTTTCTTCATCGCCCACCCACCAAAAAGTGGCGTTTTCTTTTGCCGTCACAGACTTGTACAGCGCGCCAAGCAATGGCATGTCTTCCTGTTGAAAATGGCGGATCATCGTCTTCGTGGATGGTTGGCTCATGCCTAATCACTCGCTTCCTTGTTATTCCCACCACTATAGCACCATTTCCCGAAAATTCCCTATTTTTTCGCGATGTCTTCCACTGTGTGATAAAATGCTAGATAGTTCCAAATGCCAGGCCAACGTTTGGCGAAAATGCTTGGCCGCATCGACTTTTTCAGCCCAAGGAGAGCCGCCCGTGAAAAAACTCGACCAGTTGCAGCTTGAGCATTTTCAACAGATGGAGCAGCTTGAGCTTCAATATTATAGCGCCGATTTCATTACGCCCAGCCAGGAAAGCTACAACTGGTACTGCTTCCGCCCGGACAGCATCGTCGCGATCGAAGCGGATAACCGCGTCGTCGCTTTCCTGAATTTGCTCCCGGTAAAAAAACATGTCTACGAGCAAATCGTCGCCGGCCGCTTCAACGACAGCTTGATGACGACTGCGGATATCGAAAATCCGGAGCAGTCGCCGGAGTCGGCGTATTATTTTTTGTCCTGTGTCGTTGTCGCTGATGCTTACCGGAAAAGTGCTGCCTTGCCGCTGATGCTCCACCATTATCTCGGCGTGCTGGATGGCGTGGCCGCAAGCGGCATTCGCATTCACTCCATCGCGATGGAGGCGGTGACCGCTGCCGGCAATCGGTTTGCGGAGCGGCTCGGCATGCGGCTTTTGTGTGAGAGCGACCATGATTCGCACGTCTACGCATGCGACTACGCAACTTTCCGAGAGCACGTGCATGCCCGCTATCCGCTGCCGGAAGCACAGCCCGGGCAAGCCGATGACCCGCAATAGCCAGACAAGAGGGCGGCGACTCGGTGCTGTCGCTCGCCA
It includes:
- a CDS encoding putative holin-like toxin, yielding MEVYQALTLMISFATLIVLILSFDRKKK
- a CDS encoding DinB family protein — its product is MNFSMHEAVEVLERTPLLLQQFLSGLSTGWLTCNEGEDTWNAVEVLEHLIEAERTNWIPRLELILQEGDSKPFPPFDRFSHLNRRTEQSLAEKLREFTAIRQQNIARLTELIDPALHLELTGLHPAFGAVKARELISTWVVHDLTHIAQIVRVMAKRYGTDVGPWKAYLGILQNK
- a CDS encoding VanZ family protein, whose translation is MLLFERAPLFIGLAAILISAIILRLAWKKKYGFLFFYTLFCVYVLHLGKYTLFPIPIDPRLIADKARVANTFAEEMNLIPFFFPAGFGLADMQVLLNIALTVPFGFGISFLGKTHLRKIVLLGLLVGCTIESLQLLIGLALGFPYRYVDINDVIMNFLGVVIGYGIFRLFSIVFIKVTKKPHFTSVVPLTITNQPDTSVSSLIVRIGQASVEIRSGFAPHLLRKIVHVLEAPC
- a CDS encoding radical SAM/SPASM domain-containing protein; its protein translation is MKTFKKVYIEITSICNLACTFCPPTERKATFISVDSFAKRLDEIRPHTRHIYLHVKGEPLLHPKIDELLDISHEKGFKVNITTNGTLIAKNRHKLLGKPALRQMNFSLHSFDGHLGSTDREGYLREILSFVRDAAEHKVIFSFRLWNLTQNNITNIQKSRNRQTLAIIEKEFALDYQIEEKVEPGSGVKIAERVYLNQDHEFQWPSMTAPRDEGRGFCHALRSQAAILVDGTVVPCCLDGEGVINLGNIQQASFTDIVEGERANAIVEGFSRREAVEELCRRCGYRQRFGA
- a CDS encoding GNAT family N-acetyltransferase, which translates into the protein MSQPSTKTMIRHFQQEDMPLLGALYKSVTAKENATFWWVGDEENWGNVYCAFEGGRMVAKGQVSIINVVPPGRLPENKHAIYLNLKTVPEREDDDELLEKLYRLLYQKASELKQSLSQEYNTILCVGNDSTAAANNGFFIRQGFRHLNSLFRMRRELDQPVGERALDEAFQFAPWQMETPEEERQYLQVEAEIWPDTPLGAERLAEYKKQPLWTSLVIRQKRTLAAGLMAWQEEEHGVIEDVFVREPWRQRGFAKFLLTQGLAYLQAHGLPYACLTVLTTNQSALFLYESVGFYVESEEVRYFTELA
- a CDS encoding transposase, with amino-acid sequence MQRRRYSIEFKQQLIQEAHEVGNASQVARRHGIDPKMLYRWIRDSKHADWQNGQVTLS
- a CDS encoding IS3 family transposase (programmed frameshift), whose product is MTKKERRTFTSEFKEQMVQLYKNGKPRKDIIREYELTPSALDKWVKQSQTSGSFKEKDNLTPEQQELIKLRKENKQLQMENDIFKASCADTRTKVNVIRNNQHKYSISAMCRVLQLPRSTYYYEAQEKHSEDELVETITGIFRISRHNYGTRKIKTELKKKGLIVSRRRIGRIMKENGLVSSYTVAQFKLHVASCNESNVTNELDRQFDQREQLAVVVSDLTYVRVAQKWQYVCLLVDLFNREIIGYSAGPRKDAKLVYQAIASIQTDLNRIQMFHTDRGNEFKNKLIDEALTAFRIKRSLSMKGCPYDNAVAEATFKIFKTEFVKGRHFESLEKLVLELSDYVHWYNHIRIHGSLGYLTPVEYKLEHLKKVV